In the genome of Syntrophus gentianae, one region contains:
- a CDS encoding YwbE family protein, whose translation MNGKNRSDIKPGTHVKIVQKQDQRSGKLTEGTVVDILTKSPVHPHGIKVRLQDGTVGRVKEILDA comes from the coding sequence ATGAATGGAAAAAACCGATCGGATATCAAACCAGGGACACATGTAAAGATTGTCCAGAAACAGGATCAGCGCTCCGGGAAACTGACCGAAGGAACGGTTGTGGATATTCTGACAAAGTCCCCCGTGCATCCCCACGGCATCAAGGTACGGCTGCAAGACGGTACAGTCGGCCGGGTCAAGGAAATCCTCGATGCTTGA
- a CDS encoding thermonuclease family protein — protein MKLRKTHSIAAFLVFLFSILLLPPPSYALIATVKGIVSKVSDGDTLHVITEKGKDLKIKLYGCDAPEIEKRNKRTGQITIPGQPYSEEAKQALKKMIYKKRVRVDIIDIGRHHWMASLIWLKKRCINLEMVREGYAEAYRERLKQPYYAEFSYTEQQAKFRKKGIWGLSNYERPSEFRKRLRIRGS, from the coding sequence ATGAAACTTCGCAAGACCCATTCGATAGCGGCATTTCTTGTTTTCCTTTTTTCAATTCTATTATTGCCTCCACCATCATACGCTCTCATTGCAACCGTCAAAGGCATCGTTTCGAAAGTATCTGACGGCGACACTCTGCATGTGATTACCGAAAAAGGCAAAGATCTGAAAATCAAATTGTATGGCTGCGATGCTCCTGAAATTGAAAAAAGAAACAAGCGGACCGGCCAGATAACGATCCCCGGTCAACCCTATAGCGAAGAAGCCAAACAGGCACTAAAAAAGATGATCTATAAGAAAAGGGTTCGTGTGGATATTATTGACATTGGCCGTCATCATTGGATGGCATCATTGATCTGGCTTAAAAAGCGATGCATTAACCTGGAAATGGTCAGAGAAGGTTACGCAGAAGCCTATCGGGAACGCCTAAAACAACCCTACTATGCGGAATTCAGCTATACCGAGCAGCAGGCAAAATTTAGGAAAAAAGGCATCTGGGGGTTGAGCAATTACGAAAGGCCGAGTGAGTTTCGGAAACGATTGAGAATAAGGGGAAGTTAA